The sequence below is a genomic window from Theobroma cacao cultivar B97-61/B2 chromosome 6, Criollo_cocoa_genome_V2, whole genome shotgun sequence.
cattgttttaaaataagtgcatcatgatttttaaaatccTTGCTTactgttgcttgttcccttccttgttcactcactgggtttatactcactgttttcaactttatgttttcagatcaggaggcagtcggtaactaggtcaaGGTGCCTTTGTAAACTCGACTCTtagtaggtgtctcggcattcagtaacTGTACATTTATCGAGTTTTTTGGCTAGACATCGAGTCTCCTTTTGACATGTATAGACAAATTTGATgttaattattagaatacatacTGTAGACAATATGTGTATATTTTAATGAGTAATGCTAGTATAAGTTGGTAATGGTTTTCATCATTTCGAATTAAGATTTTGAATTATGACTTTAGTAACTTATGGGATGAAATGATAACTAGGTAAtataagtaggcttgcttgggcttagtggactacgtccattgggcccatgcaccggctATGGTCCAGAATATGGATTGTGACagacttggtatcagagccctaggttgtCTAGGTCCTAGGACTTTCCTTTTGTTAGTCTAGTGGAGTGTCAAGTCTTTATGTGGAAACTTCGGTGGTGAAGTGTGAAGTGTGAATCGcggcacattttacaaccaaggcACCACATAAATTTCCCATCTTAGAAACTACCTTTTTACATTAAgtatgattataaaatgtgtttaataacaggtgtttgctcttgtctaggtaagaatgccgcCTAAGACACGAGTCGCCTCAAGACGAATGGAGGAGCAAAATGCTCCTACTAAAATGGTAGATAGTCCACGGGCATCCACCTTGAGGGGCCGAAGTAGACGTGGTGGGGCCACTAGGCTAGTAAGGGCAGATACATCCGTGAGTAGACTAGAGGAAGGACAGTTTTCAAGTGATGTAGATAGACAACCAGCTAGGGGCATTACCCTTGAGGATTTGGCGGTAGGCTTACAAGGAGTCAACTGGGTCGTAGAGATGATGGTGACCCGTATGGATGATATACAGAGGATAGTAGAGGGGAGACATACAACACAAGAATCCCCTAGCTCCCAAGGATAGGCCTATCACCAACATCATAAGGTCGAAATGGGTCATCTAAGGATTTCTCTTCCAAATTTTCTCAAGCTTAAGCCTCTATCATTTTCAGGATTTGATGCCTCGGAAAAGCCCCAAATCTTCttagataagatggagaaaatttgtaaagccTTGGGATGTTCTAGTGCCCGATCTGTTGAGTTAGCCGCCTTCCGATTAGAGGACGTGGCACAATAGTGGTATAGCTCTTTGTGCAGAGGTAGACCAATGGATGCAGCACCGTTCACTTGGAATGAGTTCAGTACAACCTTTCTAGATCGATTTTTACCACTCAATGTACATAATACTAGAGCTAGGGAGTTTGAGACTTTGGTATAGACCTCAAATATGATGGTGTCAAAATACGACATCAAATTCACGCAACTAGCTCAGTATGCTCCCTACCTCATTTCTactgaggagatgaagattcagaggtttATGGATGGGTTAGTAGTGCCATTGTTTAGGGCTGTGGCATATCAAGATTTTAATACCTACTTCGTAGCGGTAGATTGTGCTCAGCGGATCGAGATGAGGACCAGTGAGAGTAGGGCTGCGAGAGATAAAGCAAAAAGGGCCAAGACAAAAGGTTATCAAGGCCATAAAGATTTCAGCAGTGGTGGTTCATCTTCTAGCCATCAGGGTCCATAATGGGATTCACGATTATCCCAAAGGGGGAATGACTCGCCTGGTGCTAGTATTGGGGTAGGACAAAAAACCTTTAGTGGAGGAAGGCAACAAGATTCTAGACAAGGAAGTCAAGCTATCCACCCTTGTGATACTTGTGGGAGACAACATAGTGGACGATGCTTACATAATGAAAGAGTTTGTTATGGGTGTGGTCAACCTGGACATATTAGGAGGAATTGTCCGATGGCTCATCAATCTTAAGGTTCTACTCATGGCTCCACCCAGCTAACTTTATCTGCTCTTTCGATAGCCGCCTCGTCTGACCGGGAGGTTAGTGGATCAAGAGGGAAATGTGCTACTACTTCCTTTCAAGGAAGGCCTTTTGGATCTGGACGTTAGAGTTCCACCAATAGGGGTCAAGcaagggtgtttgctttaacatCGTAGGAGGCCCAGACATCCAACGCCGTGGTATCAGGTATTCTCTCCgtttgtaatatgaatgcttgGGTATTatttgatcctggtgctacccattcttttatctctccatgttttgcatcacGTTTGGGTAAAGATCGTGCTAGGAGAGAGGAACAATTAATagtgtctactcctttaaaggaggtatTTGTGGCTGAATTAGAATATGAGTCCTGTGTAGTTCGAGTCAAGGACAAGGACACTTTGATAAATctagtggtgttagacaccttagactttgacATGATTTTGGGAATGGATTGGCTAGCACCTTGCCATGCCAGTGTggattgttatcataaattggtgAGATTTATTTTCCCGATGAGCCTTTATTTAGTGTTTAgggggataggagtaatgctcTAGCTAATTTGATATCAATCATGTCTACTAGAAAGTTATTAAGACAAGGTTGTTTAGGTTACTTGGCTGTGGTAAAGGATACTCAGGTGAAGGTTGGCGATATAAGCCAAGTGTCGATGGTGAATGAGTTCATGGATGTATTTTTCGAGGAACTACCGAGTTTGCCTCCCGAGtgggagattgaattttgtataGATTTGATTCCTGACACTAGACCcatatccatacccccatatagaatggcacctgCAAAacttaaagagcttaaggattaGTTAAAAGATTTATTGGATAAAGGCTTTATCCGTCCTAGCGTCTCACTATGAGGAGCACCGAtgttatttgtaaagaagaaagatgggtcactgAGGTTGTGCATTGACtaccgacagcttaataaagtgacggtgaagaataagtatccacttccaagaatagatgatttatttgatcaactacaagaAGCACAATGTTTTTTCTAAAATAGATCTACGATCTGGGTATAATCAGTTGAGGATCCGGAATGAAGATATACCCAAGACTgcatttcgaacaagatatAGGCATTATGAGAtcttggtgatgtcatttgggcttACGAATGCCCCTGtggcctttatggatttgatgaactgGGTGTTCAAACCCTATTTGAACAAGTTTatggtggtgtttattgatgacatcttgatctACTTGAAGAGTCGAGAAGAGCACAAGCAACATCTTAAGACAATGCTTTAaactttgagagaacatcgactgtatgccaagttctccaagtgtgagttctGGCTTGAAAGCGTTgcattcttgggacatgtggtatctaaggatggggtacaagttgatccaaagaaagttgaaGCAGTGGAAAAATGGGCAGGGCTAACGTCAGTTacggagattagaagctttttgggtttggctGGCTACTATCATTGTTTTGTGAAGgacttttcaaaaatagtCGCCCTTCTGACTAAGTTGACAcgtaaagatacaaaatttgagtggtcagatgcttgtgagaatagctttgagaagcttaagacCTGTCTCACCACAACTCCAATATTAAGCCTACCGCAAGGCACACGGGTTACACGGTATTCTGTGATGCATCGTGGGttggtttagggtgtgtattaatgcagcaAGGGAAGGTGATTGCTTATCCAtcaaggcaacttaaaaggcataaGCAAAATTACCTCGGACATGATTGGGAGATGGTAGCAATcatgtttgccttaaagatttggagacattatttgtatggtgTGACTTATGAGACATATACGGACCACAAAAGcctgaagtatatatttcagcagagAGATCTTAACTTACGACAACGTAGGTGGATGAAGTTGgtaaaggattatgattgtactattctcTACCATCCGGGTAAGGCAAATGTAGTGGCAGATGCCTTGAGTAGAAAATCGATGGGGAGCCTGGCACATATCTCCACAGATAGGAGATTCTTGATTAGGGAGGTGCATAGCTTGAGAGACATGAGTGTGCACTTGGAAGTTTCGAGGGCAGGTGCATTGCTAGCACACTTTAAAGTGAGGCATGTCTTAATGGACCGGATTAAAGAAGCACAAAGCAAAGATGAGTTCGTAGTTAAGGCCTTAGAGGACcctcaagaaaagaaaggaaagatgtttactaaaggcacagatggagtgATGAGGTATGGAACTAGACTATATATGCCTGATAGTGATggattgaggagagaaatattggaaTAAGCGCACATGGCAGCTTATGTGGTACATCTAGGGGCTATAAAGATGTATAATATTTGAAAGAGGTCTATTGGTGAGAAGGACTCAAGAAAGATGTAGTTGAGCTCGTCCCCAAGTGCTTGGTTTGTCAACAAGTTAAGGTCGAGCATCAAAGGCTTGTAGGGCTATTACAGCCGTTACCAATGcccgagtggaaatgggagcgtATTACCATGGACTTTGTAACAGGTTTGCCTCGGACCAGTAGGGGTTACGATTCGATCTGGGTCATAGTAGATCGATTAACTAAATAAGCTCACTTCTTTCTATTTAAAACTACATACAAGGCTGCCCAGTATGCCTAACTTTATGTAGATGAGATAATACGGCTGCATGGCATTCCTGTTTCTATAGTATCTAACAAAGGAGCACAATTCGCCAGTAGGTTCTGGGAAAAGTTGCAAGAagcattgggcactaagttggattttagCACGGCTTTCCACCCGAAAGCTGATGGCCAGTCTGAAAGGACTATTCAGACATttgaggatatgttgagggcctGTGTAATAGACCTTGGGGTCAAGTGGGATCGATATTTACCCTTAATGGAGtttgcctacaacaacagtttccaaactagcatccaaacggcaccatttgaagcattatatGGAAGGAGGTACAGGTCACctattggatggctagaagtgggagaaaggaaactcttgGGGCTTGAGTTGGTGTAGGACGCCACCGAGAAAATACGCATGATTTGTCAAAGGATGTTAAtagcacaaagtagacaaaagtcCTATGCTGATAATAGACAGAGGGACTTGGAATTTCAAGTGGGAGATCATGTCTTTTTGAAGGTCTCACCAACGAAAAGGataatgaggtttggcaagaagGGAAAGTTGAGCCCTCGATATATAGGACCCTTCGAGATCTTAAAAAGGGTTGGAGCAGTGGCATATCTTTTGGCATTACCATCAGACTTTTCGAATATTCACCCTGTGTTTTATGTGTCAATGCTTAAGAAGTACAACCCggatccatcacatgtaatacAGTATGAAACCATCCAGCTAAATAATGATCTGACCTATAAAGAGCAACCGGTAGCTATCCTTGATCGGCAAGTCAAGAAGCTCCGTTCGAAAGATGTAGCCTCGGTAAAGGTGTTGTGGCAAAATCAGACCAGTGAGGAGGTGACATGGGAATCCGAGAAGGAGATGCGAACAAAGTATCCCCATCTCTTTGATGCTTAGAGGTACGTTACCTTAtagttgaatttaaattcagggaccaaatttctttaaatgggggagaatgtgagacctcaacctttATAAGCTCATAACTACGCATAGACGCAATAACACGGgccaggggtagtttcgtcatttcctctaaaaaGCTCTCAGAAgaaggttttatgatattttaaggtctaaataggcaaaagactaaataaataacgtgtaatgatgaaaacacaaagaaaactataaGTTtcgataattttcataatatgggcaaaatggtcattttgcaccttgagctaaaattttaagttttcgtaaactcgagtagtttagatcattgtggaccttgtcctagtgtcaaaagaaaaaaaattgcacaaaggattggagaagaacaagttaacttgctaaaaggcattttcgtaatttcaagGGGAGTTGGATAAGtatgagctataaatatctttcttccagcaacttttcttcttcttcttccttcttccctctcatgtttcttcatcctccatgggagtcctctttaagcttccataactttctctctctagctccaattttcatgcctcGGTGCACCTTTTCATGAAATCCTTGTGcactttcactctctcactttaaaacccttgaaaaatcacactatcatactttctctcactagttaggtgtttagagagagaaagagagagaaaactcccataatagcttgaaaaatttattggaaaaactttcaaagtttcaagctagcaaggtgagtagggggtgtcaattttaaaattttcataaatatatacctataagtatcatttattttaattgtgaaaattatagATAGCATGTGCTAGTAGATATTTTAGGGAATTGTGAAtgtttgtagttgaggttatccattcattttagagtgattagggtagtgaaaatagatagccatttaaatggcaattgaaagctagctaagagaaagctttagactttataagtatgtgaattgacaaattggtgatgctaatgtgatgataggttccaacgaagccccatcatcccatttggacaattagggaagttaggatcggctaaaggctcaaataataccggtgagtgaactgcatttcaaaatcgtttGGGGAATGTGACGGTTTTGTAcaaagcatttgaatgattttatacaacttttcttaaaaacgagtgccttgggaacaagcctttgataattGACTTTATNNNNNNNNNNNNNNNNNNNNNNNNNNNNNNNNNNNNNNNNNNNNNNNNNNNNNNNNNNNNNNNNNNNNNNNNNNNNNNNNNNNNNNNNNNNNNNNNNNNNNNNNNNNNNNNNNNNNNNNNNNNNNNNNNNNNNNNNNNNNNNNNNNNNNNNNNNNNNNNNNNNNNNNNNNNNNNNNNNNNNNNNNNNNNNNNNNNNNNNNNNNNNNNNNNNNNNNNNNNNNNNNNNNNNNNNNNNNNNNNNNNNNNNNNNNNNNNNNNNNNNNNNNNNNNNNNNNNNNNNNNNNNNNNNNNNNNNNNNNNNNNNNNNNNNNNNNNNNNNNNNNNNNNNNNNNNNNNNNNNNNNNNNNNNNNNNNNNNNNNNNNNNNNNNNNNNNNNNNNNNNNNNNNNNNNNNNNNNNNNNNNNNNNNNNNNNNNNNNNNNNNNNNNNNNNNNNNNNNNNNNNNNNNNNNNNNNNNNNNNNNNNNNNNNNNNNNNNNNNNNNNNNNNNNNNNNNNNNNNNNNNNNNNNNNNNNNNNNNNNNNNNNNNNNNNNNNNNNNNNNNNNNNNNNNNNNNNNNNNNNNNNNNNNNNNNNNNNNNNNNNNNNNNNNNNNNNNNNNNNNNNNNNNNNNNNNNNNNNNNNNNNNNNNNNNNNNNNNNNNNNNNNNNNNNNNNNNNNNNNNNNNNNNNNNNNNNNNNNNNNNNNNNNNNNNNNNNNNNNNNNNNNNNNNNNNNNNNNNNNNNNNNNNNNNNNNNNNNNNNNNNNNNNNNNNNNNNNNNNNNNNNNNNNNNNNNNNNNNNNNNNNNNNNNNNNNNNNNNNNNNNNNNNNNNNNNNNNNNNNNNNNNNNNNNNNNNNNNNNNNNNNNNNNNNNNNNNNNNNNNNNNNNNNNNNNNNNNNNNNNNNNNNNNNNNNNNNNNNNNNNNNNNNNNNNNNNNNNNNNNNNNNNNNNNNNNNNNNNNNNNNNNNNNNNNNNNNNNNNNNNNNNNNNNNNNNNNNNNNNNNNNNNNNNNNNNNNNNNNNNNNNNNNNNNNNNNNNNNNNNNNNNNNNNNNNNNNNNNNNNNNNNNNNNNNNNNNNNNNNNNNNNNNNNNNNNNNNNNNNNNNNNNNNNNNNNNNNNNNNNNNNNNNNNNNNNNNNNNNNNNNNNNNNNNNNNNNNNNNNNNNNNNNNNNNNNNNNNNNNNNNNNNNNNNNNNNNNNNNNNNNNNNNNNNNNNNNNNNNNNNNNNNNNNNNNNNNNNNNNNNNNNNNNNNNNNNNNNNNNNNNNNNNNNNNNNNNNNNNNNNNNNNNNNNNNNNNNNNNNNNNNNNNNNNNNNNNNNNNNNNNNNNNNNNNNNNNNNNNNNNNNNNNNNNNNNNNNNNNNNNNNNNNNNNNNNNNNNNNNNNNNNNNNNNNNNNNNNNNNNNNNNNNNNNNNNNNNNNNNNNNNNNNNNNNNNNNNNNNNNNNNNNNNNNNNNNNNNNNNNNNNNNNNNNNNNNNNNNNNNNNNNNNNNNNNNNNNNNNNNNNNNNNNNNNNNNNNNNNNNNNNNNNNNNNNNNNNNNNNNNNNNNNNNNNNNNNNNNNNNNNNNNNNNNNNNNNNNNNNNNNNNNNNNNNNNNNNNNNNNNNNNNNNNNNNNNNNNNNNNNNNNNNNNNNNNNNNNNNNNNNNNNNNNNNNNNNNNNNNNNNNNNNNNNNNNNNNNNNNNNNNNNNNNNNNNNNNNNNNNNNNNNNNNNNNNNNNNNNNNNNNNNNNNNNNNNNNNNNNNNNNNNNNNNNNNNNNNNNNNNNNNNNNNNNNNNNNNNNNNNNNNNNNNNNNNNNNNNNNNNNNNNNNNNNNNNNNNNNNNNNNNNNNNNNNNNNNNNNNNNNNNNNNNNNNNNNNNNNNNNNNNNNNNNNNNNNNNNNNNNNNNNNNNNNNNNNNNNNNNNNNNNNNNNNNNNNNNNNNNNNNNNNNNNNNNNNNNNNNNNNNNNNNNNNNNNNNNNNNNNNNNNNNNNNNNNNNNNNNNNNNNNNNNNNNNNNNNNNNNNNNNNNNNNNNNNNNNNNNNNNNNNNNNNNNNNNNNNNNNNNNNNNNNNNNNNNNNNNNNNNNNNNNNNNNNNNNNNNNNNNNNNNNNNNNNNNNNNNNNNNNNNNNNNNNNNNNNNNNNNNNNNNNNNNNNNNNNNNNNNNNNNNNNNNNNNNNNNNNNNNNNNNNNNNNNNNNNNNNNNNNNNNNNNNNNNNNNNNNNNNNNNNNNNNNNNNNNNNNNNNNNNNNNNNNNNNNNNNNNNNNNNNNNNNNNNNNNNNNNNNNNNNNNNNNNNNNNNNNNNNNNNNNNNNNNNNNNNNNNNNNNNNNNNNNNNNNNNNNNNNNNNNNNNNNNNNNNNNNNNNNNNNNNNNNNNNNNNNNNNNNNNNNNNNNNNNNNNNNNNNNNNNNNNNNNNNNNNNNNNNNNNNNNNNNNNNNNNNNNNNNNNNNNNNNNNNNNNNNNNNNNNNNNNNNNNNNNNNNNNNNNNNNNNNNNNNNNNNNNNNNNNNNNNNNNNNNNNNNNNNNNNNNNNNNNNNNNNNNNNNNNNNNNNNNNNNNNNNNNNNNNNNNNNNNNNNNNNNNNNNNNNNNNNNNNNNNNNNNNNNNNNNNNNNNNNNNNNNNNNNNNNNNNNNNNNNNNNNNNNNNNNNNNNNNNNNNNNNNNNNNNNNNNNNNNNNNNNNNNNNNNNNNNNNNNNNNNNNNNNNNNNNNNNNNNNNNNNNNNNNNNNNNNNNNNNNNNNNNNNNNNNNNNNNNNNNNNNNNNNNNNNNNNNNNNNNNNNNNNNNNNNNNNNNNNNNNNNNNNNNNNNNNNNNNNNNNNNNNNNNNNNNNNNNNNNNNNNNNNNNNNNNNNNNNNNNNNNNNNNNNNNNNNNNNNNNNNNNNNNNNNNNNNNNNNNNNNNNNNNNNNNNNNNNNNNNNNNNNNNNNNNNNNNNNNNNNNNNNNNNNNNNNNNNNNNNNNNNNNNNNNNNNNNNNNNNNNNNNNNNNNNNNNNNNNNNNNNNNNNNNNNNNNNNNNNNNNNNNNNNNNNNNNNNNNNNNNNNNNNNNNNNNNNNNNNNNNNNNNNNNNNNNNNNNNNNNNNNNNNNNNNNNNNNNNNNNNNNNNNNNNNNNNNNNNNNNNNNNNNNNNNNNNNNNNNNNNNNNNNNNNNNNNNNNNNNNNNNNNNNNNNNNNNNNNNNNNNNNNNNNNNNNNNNNNNNNNNNNNNNNNNNNNNNNNNNNNNNNNNNNNNNNNNNNNNNNNNNNNNNNNNNNNNNNNNNNNNNNNNNNNNNNNNNNNNNNNNNNNNNNNNNNNNNNNNNNNNNNNNNNNNNNNNNNNNNNNNNNNNNNNNNNNNNNNNNNNNNNNNNNNNNNNNNNNNNNNNNNNNNNNNNNNNNNNNNNNNNNNNNNNNNNNNNNNNNNNNNNNNNNNNNNNNNNNNNNNNNNNNNNNNNNNNNNNNNNNNNNNNNNNNNNNNNNNNNNNNNNNNNNNNNNNNNNNNNNNNNNNNNNNNNNNNNNNNNNNNNNNNNNNNNNNNNNNNNNNNNNNNNNNNNNNNNNNNNNNNNNNNNNNNNNNNNNNNNNNNNNNNNNNNNNNNNNNNNNNNNNNNNNNNNNNNNNNNNNNNNNNNNNNNNNNNNNNNNNNNNNNNNNNNNNNNNNNNNNNNNNNNNNNNNNNNNNNNNNNNNNNNNNNNNNNNNNNNNNNNNNNNNNNNNNNNNNNNNNNNNNNNNNNNNNNNNNNNNNNNNNNNNNNNNNNNNNNNNNNNNNNNNNNNNNNNNNNNNNNNNNNNNNNNNNNNNNNNNNNNNNNNNNNNNNNNNNNNNNNNNNNNNNNNNNNNNNNNNNNNNNNNNNNNNNNNNNNNNNNNNNNNNNNNNNNNNNNNNNNNNNNNNNNNNNNNNNNNNNNNNNNNNNNNNNNNNNNNNNNNNNNNNNNNNNNNNNNNNNNNNNNNNNNNNNNNNNNNNNNNNNNNNNNNNNNNNNNNNNNNNNNNNNNNNNNNNNNNNNNNNNNNNNNNNNNNNNNNNNNNNNNNNNNNNNNNNNNNNNNNNNNNNNNNNNNNNNNNNNNNNNNNNNNNNNNNNNNNNNNNNNNNNNNNNNNNNNNNNNNNNNNNNNNNNNNNNNNNNNNNNNNNNNNNNNNNNNNNNNNNNNNNNNNNNNNNNNNNNNNNNNNNNNNNNNNNNNNNNNNNNNNNNNNNNNNNNNNNNNNNNNNNNNNNNNNNNNNNNNNNNNNNNNNNNNNNNNNNNNNNNNNNNNNNNNNNNNNNNNNNNNNNNNNNNNNNNNNNNNNNNNNNNNNNNNNNNNNNNNNNNNNNNNNNNNNNNNNNNNNNNNNNNNNNNNNNNNNNNNNNNNNNNNNNNNNNNNNNNNNNNNNNNNNNNNNNNNNNNNNNNNNNNNNNNNNNNNNNNNNNNNNNNNNNNNNNNNNNNNNNNNNNNNNNNNNNNNNNNNNNNNNNNNNNNNNNNNNNNNNNNNNNNNNNNNNNNNNNNNNNNNNNNNNNNNNNNNNGAATACATGTggtagacattgtatgtaaatttttgagtaatgccagtacgagttggaaATGGTTTTCATCATTTCGAATTGAGATTTTGAATTATGACTTTAGTAACTTGTGGGATGAAATGATAACCAGGTAAtataagtaggcttgcttgggcttagtggactacgtccatggggcccatgcaccggtcatggcctaggaatttgggttgtgacattaataattttgattaaataatatttttagttggtCTTGACTTTGGGACTAACGtggtaaattaataattcattaaatttataagataatacGTTTAAAAGAAAACACATAGGTGTcacttgatatataaattaataatatccttatacatcaaaattatatatatatatatatattatatatacatgattcaaTTAAGAGGCCTTATAAAATGTGTTTCATTAGACCTCATCTCTACCTTTTCTTAGTGTATTAAGAAGCTCTGGTATAGTGTTCTCGTATTGaatagaaaattatgcaatgtAATTGTTACTTTGAGTgaattttgatcatatttgatATTATTGCTTGGCTCACTTGTAAGTTAAACTTTTCTAACGCTAACTATTACAATTGCTTTTGGGAACAATTTGGATTTTCTATATTGTACTCACATAATGCTTTACGTcgatttatttatatattaaaaagtcATCGTGTATAGTTTTACCGTTTATGATACTATATGTTCTTTTTATAGATGTTTTTTGCTTGACTTAATGTTATGAAGtatattaattaagtatatatCGAATGTAATTTTAGTTTGTTGCAAAATATATAGATTTATATCTTCTATTTAATAAGACTAGTTACATTCATgaacttatttttattaaataaatacataaaataatgataattcatAATTCGGTAATTAGGTAATATTTGTATAATCACAAATACACAATACATGTATTAAgttcaatattttgaaaaaataaatagagaataccttaataaattaatttttattaattaatgtataaattaataaattattaatttatcaattaaataatatctcaattaattaataaattttcatgatcccaaagatattaatttatagacATTTTATTGTAtgttgaatattaaaattgaataacaaCATGTATTGTacacaatatatatagtatatatatatatattagtatatatatattatatatatatatattatctaaGCTTGTGGAAGTGTGAATTAAACcagttaaataaaatatccAATGGCCCATTACTATCGAAGTTTGTTTAAAGGGACGAACATGGTTCAACACATGACAAGTGGATCGTAGGTAGCATCAATGCTTGGATAATCCAGTCTTAATTATTTTGGATAATGTAGTTTGTATTTGTAACCCAGAAACTATATTAAACTGAAGGTCAGTTT
It includes:
- the LOC108662422 gene encoding uncharacterized protein LOC108662422; translation: MVSKYDIKFTQLAQYAPYLISTEEMKIQRFMDGLVVPLFRAVAYQDFNTYFVAVDCAQRIEMRTSESRAARDKAKRAKTKGYQGHKDFSSGGSSSSHQGSTHGSTQLTLSALSIAASSDREEAQTSNAVVSGILSVCNMNAWVLFDPGATHSFISPCFASRLGKDRARREEQLIVSTPLKEVFVAELEYESCVVRVKDKDTLINLVVLDTLDFDMILGMDWLAPCHASVDCYHKLDTQVKVGDISQVSMVNEFMDVFFEELPSLPPEWEIEFCIDLIPDTRPISIPPYRMAPAKLKELKD
- the LOC108662423 gene encoding uncharacterized protein LOC108662423, which produces MPEWKWERITMDFVTDEIIRLHGIPVSIVSNKGAQFASRFWEKLQEALGTKLDFSTAFHPKADGQSERTIQTFEDMLRACDATEKIRMICQRMLIAQSRQKSYADNRQRDLEFQVGDHVFLKVSPTKRIMRFGKKGKLSPRYIGPFEILKRVGAVAYLLALPSDFSNIHPVFYVSMLKKYNPDPSHVIQYETIQLNNDLTYKEQPVAILDRQVKKLRSKDVASVKVLWQNQTSEEVTWESEKEMRTKYPHLFDA